The Spiroplasma endosymbiont of Atherix ibis nucleotide sequence AACAATCATTTATAATTATTATTTTTTTTGTTGAAAATATTGAATAAGTATTTATTTCTTCTAATATAGATGAAATTGAATCATCAATTAATGAATAATCAAAAATTTCATATTCTTTATTAGTATTAATTTTTTGAATTAATTTTTCTACTTGTTTTTTTATTAAAAAATTATCATTTGAGTATACAAAGAACATATTTATCACCTTTATAATATAATTTAACATTAAAAATAAAGAAAAAAAATAATTTATTTTGAATTACTTATTTTTTTACTATATAATCTATATGTATATAAAATATCTTGTTTAAAGGGGTGAATTGAAAATGGCAAATATTAAGTCACAAGAAAAACATATTTTAACTAATGAAAAATCACGTCTAGCAAATAAAGCTTTTAGAAGTTCAGTTAAAACTGCAGTTAAAAAAGCTTTATTTGCAAAAGCAGAAGAATCAAAAGAAAAAGATGATTTAATTAATGAAGCTGTAAGTTTATTAGACAAATCAGTAACTAAAGGAATTTTTAAAGCAAATAAAGCTGCAAGAGAAAAATCAAGATTAATGAAATAATTAATTAAACAAATAATAAGAAAAACTCTTAGTAATAAGAGTTTTTTTATATTTTAATTGTTTGCTTATTTTTAATAATATACTTATAACTTGTTTTACCATTTGTTACATAAGTTTTACAGTTATATTTATTTAGTGTTTCAATTGTTTCTTTATTTGGAAAATCCAAAGTCATAGATTTGTGACCAGATATATAACAAGTTTGAGGTTTAATAATTTCTATAAATTTTTCAGAAGTACTTGTTTTGCTTCCATGATGTCCTACTTGTAAAAAATCTATACCCTCTTTTATTTTATTTAAGAATAATTTATTTTTAATTAATCGATATTCTCTTTTCTTTGTTGTATCTCCTGTAAATAAAATTTTATGTTTTTGAATTTCAACCAAAGAAATTTGAGAATTATCATTTTCATCATTGTTGATTAATTCTATAAAATTTGTAATTTTTAAGTCTTTAAAACTATAATTAGTTTTTAAATTATAATTAAAAAATATATTATTTAATTTATAAGTTTTTTTATACTTTCAAGCTGATCATAGTGATCTTTATGATTATGGCTTATAAAAACTGCATTAATTTTTCTTACACCTTTATAAACTAAAAATTGTTCTAAGCTATTTTTACTAAACCCTGTTCCTTTTCCAGCATCAAATAAAATAGTTCTTTTCTTATATTGAAATAAAAAACTATTTCCATTGCCAACATTTAACATTGTAATAATAGGACTTATTTGTGAAAATTGATTTAATTCAAGTATCAAAAATGTATTTAAACTAAATAAAAACAAAAAGAATATTTTTAAGACTCTTTTATTAAATTTAAAGTAAATAATTACAGTAAGTAAAATAAAATAAGTTATTAAAAATAAAAAACTAAAGCTTCCACAAATTGTTATTACATTAATATATGTTAAAGATTTGGAATAAAAGTAAAGTAGATCATAAATTAAATTAAGAATAGGTTTTGCAAATGGAATCATAAAAAAGCAAGAACTAATAAAACTAAAAGTTATCATGGGAATTAAAAGAATTTTAAAAATTGAACTAAATCAAAATATTTTGTAATAATAAAATATTTGAACAGGTGCAAAAACAGCATTTATGATTAAAAAATTGTATAAAATATTTGTCATTGGTTTTTTATCTTTATATTTTTTTAAAAATAAAAAAGCTATAATAGTAAAAATAAAGCCTATATTAAAAATAAATAAAGGATTTATAAATAAACATGTAATTCAAAGTATTGATAACTTTGTAACTTTTGAAAACTTAAACTTTCAATTTAGCTCAATTCAATTAACAATAAGTAAAATAGCTGATTTTAGTATAAATAATTTAAAATTCAAAAGATAACTATAGTAAAAAAATAAGATAATAAGAATTATTTTATATTTTCTATATATTTGAGATCTATCAAGTAATTTTTTATTTAAAAAATTAGAAATAATATAAATATTTAAACCACTCAAATTAATTAAATAACCAAGAGAATAAGAATTTAAATTATTAAAAATAGAATAATCGCTTTTTTGTTGAAAAAGTAATAATTTAGATAAATCATTAGAGGAGTTTATTATTTTAAATAGAAAATATTGAACTGAATAAAAATTTAACTTGGTAATTGAACTATTAATTATTTTATATTTAACATTTCTATTTAATAAATAAGCATTAAAGTCAAATTCTCAAAAATTCCCATAAACATTGATTTTCTCAAAGTTGCCTTTTAAAGTTATATACTCCCCTATCGATATATTCACCTCCCCTACTTTTAAATAATAGAGAGTATTCAATTGTTTTATTAAAATATAATTTTCTTTTACTTCAATTACTTTATAAAAACTAAAGTTTAATAGTTTATTAATATCAAATTTATAAAATAATAGAAATAAAGTTAAAAACAAAATATTAACTAATAAAAAGGGATAAGATTTTTTAATATTAAAACTAAATACTGCCAAAATTATTACATAAAAAACAATACATATATAAATATTGTCTATATTTTTTGTCATAGCAATACATATAACTGTTAAAAATGTTAAAAAAAATCAATTTATTTTAGTAGATCAATTTAGGCAATGCTTTTTTATAAAATTAAGCATTAAAACTTCCTTTATAAATTTCTTGCAGTTTAATCATACACTGTTCATAAGAATTTTTAGTATTTAAAAATATATCTACACTTTTCTCTGCTACATTTTCACTTATACCTCTAGATGTAAAAAAATCTTTTTGAACTTCAAATCTACTAATTCTTAAAACATCCACATTAGGTTTTGGATAAAACAAAATAGTATTATTTTTTTTCAAGTTTTTATTATTTTCAATATCAAATAAATTAACTTGTTTTCTCTTAAAAAATCATTTGATTTACTTGTATTTTTTTATTTTTTACTTTTACAGGTAAAATATCTTGATCTAGTAAAGTTATATCAAATTTCATTTTAAAGTAAACATAATTATCATAAGCTACTTTATAATTTGAATTATTTTCAAAATTTGTATTTACTATAAAAAATAAACTAGCACCAATTAATAAAGAAAACATTAATATTGAAATATAGCGAATTTTTTTCATATAACACCCCAATTAAATTTATCGACAAAAAAATAAAAGTTACAACTTTTATTTTTTTAAATCTTTAAGTTTTTCCAATAATAGAGTATATTGTTTTTTATAATCTTCATATTTTCTTTTTTCTTCTTCAACTTTTTCTAAAACAGCTCTTTTAATGAAATTATCATTGGAAAGCATTTTTTCACTTCTTTCAATTTCTTTTAAAAGTTCATTTACTTTTTCTTGAGTTTCTTCTAAGACTTTTTCTTTATCAAAAAAGTCTTTATTTGGAATATCTAAAAAATAATCATTTACTGGAAGTGAAGTAAAATCTTTATCATTAATTTCATTTATTTTTAAACTACAATTAACTATTTTTTCAATAAACAATTTAATATAATTAATTTCATTGTCCAATACATTTTTAAATGATGATTTTGCAATATTTAAATGAGCATTTAAATTGATTGAATTTTTAATATTTTGATTTGCTCTAAATTCTCTTAAAGCTGTTATGATATCAAAAATATGTTTAATTGAATCAACTTTAATATTAAATTCTTTTTCTAATCATCTTTCTTTTAAAATAGATGATTCTAAATCAAAAGATTGATAAATTTCTTCTGTAACAAATGGCACAAAAGGATGTAACATAATTAAAATATTTTTTAATACAAATCCTAAAGTTAATTTACTAAATTCTTTTTGTTCTTTATTTAATAAATCATTCTCTCCTATTTGAACTTTTGCAAGTTCAATATATCAAGAACAATAATCATCTCAAATAAAGTTATATAAAATTTTTCCTGCTATAGTGAACTCATATTTATCAATAGCTTCTTTAACTTGTTTTTGAGTTTCAATTAATTTATTTAAAATTCATAAATCTATTTGATTTTTTGCTACATCAACTTTTTTAAAATTTTCTTCAAATTCCTTATTTGTTGGAATTTTATCAATATTTATCATAACAAATCTTGAAGCATTTCAAATTTTATTAATGAAATTTCATGTACTTGTTAATTTCTCTTCATTGTATCTTAAATCCTGTCCTGGAGATGAATTAGTCAATAAAAAATAACGTAATGAATCAGCACCATACTTTTCAATTACATCCATTGGATCAACACCATTGCCAAGAGATTTTGACATTTTTGTTCCTTGTGCATCACGAACAAGTCCATGAATTAAAACATCTTTAAATGGTTTTGATTTTGTAAATTCTAAACTTTGAAAAACCATTCTAGCTACTCAAAAGAAAATAATATCATAACCTGTAACCATTATTGAAACTGGAAAATATCTTTTCATCATTTCTGATTCTTGCTTAGCTGTTCAATCCATTGTTGCAAATGGTCAAAAAGCACTTGAAAATCAAGTATCTAAAACATCTGAATCTCTTGTTCAATTACTTTCATCACTAGGAGGAATAACTCCTACATAAATTTCTTTTGTTTTATTATGATATCAAGCGGGAATTTGATGTCCTCATCACAATTGACGAGAAATAGTTCAATCATAACTATTTTGCATTCATTTATTTAATGTTTCATTAAATCTATTAGGAAAAAAGTTAATTGCATCTTTTGAACTTTGTAATTTTAATACTTGTTTTGCTAAATGATCCATTTTAACAAATCACTGATCTGAAATAAAAGGTTCAACAATAGTGTTGCTTCTTTCAGAATAACCAACTTGATGAATTATTTCTTCTTTTTTAATAAATTTATCTTCTTTTATTAGTTTTTCAACAAGTTTTTCTCTTGCTTTAAATCTATCTAAATCACTAAACTCTAATGCTTTTTCATTCATTGTTGCATCATCGTTCATAACAACAATTTGTTCTAAGTTATGTTTTAAACCAAGTTCAAAATCATTAATATCATGAGCTGGAGTACATTTCATTACCCCTGTTCCAAAATCAATTTCCACATATTCATCTGCTATAACAGGTATTAAAGCTTGATTTGAAGGGTTTACAACTGTTTTTCCAATATACTTGATATATCTTTGGTCTTTTGGATTAACAACTAAACAAACGTCTCCAAACATAGTTTCTGGACGAGTTGTTGCAACTTGTAAAAACTGTGATTCATCATTACTTAATGTATATTTAAAATGATACATTGCCCCTTTTGTTTCTTTATAAATTACTTCAATATTTGAAATAGCTGTTTTTTGCTTTGGATCTCAATTTATAATTCTTTTGCCTTTATAAATTAGTCCCTTCTCATACATATTGACAAAAACATAATTGACAATTTCATTTAACTGCTCTGAATATGTAAATTTTTCTTTTGAATAGTCTAAACTAAGACCTAATTTTGCTCATTGATTTCTAATAGTTTTAGCATACTCTTCTTTTCACTCTCAAACTTTTTCAATAAATTTTTCTCTTCCTAAATCATGTCTTGAAATGCCTTGTTCTCTTAAACGTTCTTCCACCTTTGCTTGAGTTGCAATACCTGCATGATCCATTCCTGGAATTCAAACAGTATCAAAACCATTTAATTTCTTAAATCTAATTAATATATCTTGTAAAGCACCATCTCAAGCATGTCCTAAATGTAATTTACCTGTAACATTTGGAGGGGGAATTACTATTGAAAATGGTTGCTTATTTTTATTAAATTCAGCTTTAAATAAGTCTTGTTTTAATCAAAGTTCATATTTATCTTTTTCAACTTGCAAATGATTATATTTTTTTTCTAATTCTTTCATATTTTTCTCCTTTTTAAATAAAAAAAATCCTATTTTTTAATAAATAAATTAAAAAATAGGAACGAATTGTTTAACAATACGCGGTACCATCCTAATTGACTTTTTAAATAAAGCCCACTCAATATCTTTAATTTTTTTAGCTTATACAACATTCAACAGTGATAAATTCTAGTTCACACCAAACACTAGATCTCTGAAAAATATCATTTGCTTACTCCTTATAAGTTATTTACTAAATTATTATATCAAATCAAATAAAAAAATAGCATAAAAATGCTATTGGTTTCTTAAAGATTCCGACTCCTTTAAGAGGTATTATTATTTATATTTGTTTTAAATTTTATTAAGTATCTACACTTGTTTTTAACTAAGTAAATTATTATATTTTTTAGTTAAAATTTGGAGGTGTAGTTGATTTTTTAACTTCTTTTCAAAAATCAGATTGTTTTTTATTTAAAATTGTATACAAATTTACTAATCTTTCATTTTGAATTGTTTTTTCTTTATTTTCTTTTTCTTCAACCATTAAAACAAAATTTTGCTTTATTATATCTTTATTTTCAATATTTAAATTTTTTGAAAATTTATTAAATTGTTTATTAATTTCTTTGAAATAATTATTCATTGATATTTTATAAATACCATAAATAATAACCATTAAAAATGATGAAAAAATCATACCAACTATAAATAACGAAACTATAAAAGAAATTTGCTGACTATTATGTAATACTTTTTCAAAAAGTAAAACTATAAATGTTTTTGATACTTCTTGAGCTAATCCAGATATAGTAGTATAAGTTTTTCCACTATTAATACTTATATTATCCATGAATTCAGTTATAATTTTACTATTTAATTTTGAACCTTGAATAATTGCAAATAATAAAAAAGGTGTTATAGATAAAGTTGTTTTTAAAAAAGCTATTAAATTATTTTTTCTTAGAGTTCATTTTAAAGAAATAACATTATCTTTATTAATATCTAAATTTATAATAAATTGAGTATATTCTTTAATATATTTTGTTAAAATTGCTATAATTCCTGCAAGACCAATTAATAATTTTAAAAAAATTAAAACATATGAATTATGAAATTCTACATTTAAAAAATTAATTGATGGTAAAATGAAAAAAATTGTAAATAAAATAAAAATTGTACTATAAATTATTCAATTTGCTCATTTTATTTTCTTAACCCTTATCTTCATTTTTTTTATCCTCAATATGTATATTATAAAAGAATAAAAATATTTTGCAACTTTCTTCTTTTGCCGGCTGTGGGAAATATTAAGGGGGTGATGGCCATATTAATTAATTTGAATTAATCAAATTTAAACCATATTCAAGTAAATATTTAAAAACTGCAAATTTCGAGTTTTTTATTTCACAAAAATATTAACATAAATAATTTAAAAAAACTAAATAAATTTCTTTTTTTACCGAAAAACGAAGTTTTTGGTAACAGGATAAGGAATACTATCACTTTTTTTGGAAAACCCTTTATTAAAGGGTTTTTTACCAAAAAAAATGCTAGCATTCGCAATTTTTGTGCTAGCATAAATACTAGCTCAAAAAGAACTTGGAGGCCAAGTTTGCAGTTTAATAGATTTTAAAAATTTAATGTATTAATTTTCTAATTAGTTCATTATATGAAGATTTTTTAGAATCCAAAATAGGAATTTTAGCTAATTTTAAATTTCGTTTTACAAAATTATTATGCCTATTTGGAATAAACATTTTTAAATTATAATATATTTGATCTTCTAAATTTTCTTTAAACTTAAAATAAATTATTTCTAAAATATCAATATTATTAATTTTTGTTGCTTTTAAATTAATAAGTAAATCAAATGTTTTTTTATTATAAATTTTAGCTCCATAACCTTTAATGGATTTCACTAGGTGACTTACTGCACTTTCAGCAAAACATCCAATATATCAATCTTTAAAATGATTTTCAATTCCTTTAATATTATTTGAAATATATTTAATAGTTTCCTTAATTCTTTCATTTTTTAAACCAATTGAATCAATATTTTCAGATAAAAAATTAATTAAAGATTTAATATTTTTAGATTTATATTTATCAATAGCTAATTCATATAATTTCATTAATTTACTTTTATTTTTACTTCTTTTATAAGGAAAACAAAAATATATTTTTTGAAATAAATGAAATTTATCTAAAAAAAATTCCGCTCCTAAATTATTTGCAATTTCTGAAATCCAATTTGCCCCATCTCCACAAATTACAAATTTTTTATTAGTTAAACTTCTATAATTTTTTTCTATTTCGTTTTTTAATCAATATGAATAATCATAAGTATTACATGACTTATCTTTTAAAAAAGTTTTTAAAAATACTTTTTTATTAATTAATTTATTTCTTTTACCTTCTTTTTGTTTTCCTTGATATGCAACAGCAACCCTAACTCTAAATCATCTTTTTTTATTTTTAAATCTAACTGTTGTTCAACAATCATCAATATCCACATAAACAGGTAAATCATTTTTAAATTCTTCATTAGATACATCTAAATTTTTAAAATCAAATTTAGCATTTCGTTTTAAAATATTTGATATTGTTCTTTTTGTAATATTTGATTTTTTAATTTTTTCTCAAACTATAATATGACTTTCACCATTATTAAATGATTCAAGAATTTCTTTTTCTAAAGAAAATGATATTCTTTGATATTTTTCTATTTCCATATATGGATCTGCTAAGAAACTACATTTACATTAAATTTTTTCATATATTTTTTAACATGTTCAATAATTTTATTCTTCACTTCTATAGGATTTATTTCATTCATTTTTAAACTACTAATATTTAAATTATTTAAGTCTTTAAAACTTACAGGAATTTGGGGAACATCGACTTTTTGACTTATTTGATCACTTACATATTTTTTTCAATACATAATTACTTGTTCATAAGTTAACTGCTCTATTTTTTGACTAGTATTAATTGTTGTATAAGCTATTAAATAATTTTTTAAATGAACTCCTTGTAATGAGTCTCAAAATTTAAATATGTTTTGATCTTTAGCAATAAAATCTAAACTAGAAAATTTTGTATAATCTTTTGCTTTATTAGAGATATAAAGGAGTTTATGAATTGTACTTCCTTTTGTAGCTAAAAATTTTTCATTACCTGGATTAGAAGAATCTACCTCTTTTTTAACATAATCTTTTAAATAAATAACATACTGTCATAAACCTTCTATAGACAATTGTTCATTCAAATTTAAACTTATATTTTCGTGCCTTTCAATTGTTTCAAGTTTTTCATTTAATTTTAATCTGTCAACTTGATAAACTTTTGACATATCAAATTTCTCAAGAAGTGTAACTCCACTATTTGCGACAATTGCTTCAGCAATAATTCCTTTATTTAAGTCTTTAAAATCTTTTATTCTATTTCCATATTTATCAAGTGGATTTTGATAGAAAGGAAACTTCATATTTCTTTCAATGTAGATATATTCATTTCTCATTCCTGTTTGAGGATTAATTAAATAATCATAATCAGGGTTGGGTTTTCCATCTCCTAAAGTTTTTTCAATTAATTTACTTTGTTCTAAGTTTTCTTTTGGATTTCATCCAAGTCATAATCAACACAACTTATTATTATTGCTTTATTAAATGCATTGT carries:
- the rpsT gene encoding 30S ribosomal protein S20: MANIKSQEKHILTNEKSRLANKAFRSSVKTAVKKALFAKAEESKEKDDLINEAVSLLDKSVTKGIFKANKAAREKSRLMK
- a CDS encoding valine--tRNA ligase, with amino-acid sequence MKELEKKYNHLQVEKDKYELWLKQDLFKAEFNKNKQPFSIVIPPPNVTGKLHLGHAWDGALQDILIRFKKLNGFDTVWIPGMDHAGIATQAKVEERLREQGISRHDLGREKFIEKVWEWKEEYAKTIRNQWAKLGLSLDYSKEKFTYSEQLNEIVNYVFVNMYEKGLIYKGKRIINWDPKQKTAISNIEVIYKETKGAMYHFKYTLSNDESQFLQVATTRPETMFGDVCLVVNPKDQRYIKYIGKTVVNPSNQALIPVIADEYVEIDFGTGVMKCTPAHDINDFELGLKHNLEQIVVMNDDATMNEKALEFSDLDRFKAREKLVEKLIKEDKFIKKEEIIHQVGYSERSNTIVEPFISDQWFVKMDHLAKQVLKLQSSKDAINFFPNRFNETLNKWMQNSYDWTISRQLWWGHQIPAWYHNKTKEIYVGVIPPSDESNWTRDSDVLDTWFSSAFWPFATMDWTAKQESEMMKRYFPVSIMVTGYDIIFFWVARMVFQSLEFTKSKPFKDVLIHGLVRDAQGTKMSKSLGNGVDPMDVIEKYGADSLRYFLLTNSSPGQDLRYNEEKLTSTWNFINKIWNASRFVMINIDKIPTNKEFEENFKKVDVAKNQIDLWILNKLIETQKQVKEAIDKYEFTIAGKILYNFIWDDYCSWYIELAKVQIGENDLLNKEQKEFSKLTLGFVLKNILIMLHPFVPFVTEEIYQSFDLESSILKERWLEKEFNIKVDSIKHIFDIITALREFRANQNIKNSINLNAHLNIAKSSFKNVLDNEINYIKLFIEKIVNCSLKINEINDKDFTSLPVNDYFLDIPNKDFFDKEKVLEETQEKVNELLKEIERSEKMLSNDNFIKRAVLEKVEEEKRKYEDYKKQYTLLLEKLKDLKK
- a CDS encoding ComEC/Rec2 family competence protein, translating into MTKNIDNIYICIVFYVIILAVFSFNIKKSYPFLLVNILFLTLFLLFYKFDINKLLNFSFYKVIEVKENYILIKQLNTLYYLKVGEVNISIGEYITLKGNFEKINVYGNFWEFDFNAYLLNRNVKYKIINSSITKLNFYSVQYFLFKIINSSNDLSKLLLFQQKSDYSIFNNLNSYSLGYLINLSGLNIYIISNFLNKKLLDRSQIYRKYKIILIILFFYYSYLLNFKLFILKSAILLIVNWIELNWKFKFSKVTKLSILWITCLFINPLFIFNIGFIFTIIAFLFLKKYKDKKPMTNILYNFLIINAVFAPVQIFYYYKIFWFSSIFKILLIPMITFSFISSCFFMIPFAKPILNLIYDLLYFYSKSLTYINVITICGSFSFLFLITYFILLTVIIYFKFNKRVLKIFFLFLFSLNTFLILELNQFSQISPIITMLNVGNGNSFLFQYKKRTILFDAGKGTGFSKNSLEQFLVYKGVRKINAVFISHNHKDHYDQLESIKKLIN
- a CDS encoding Mbov_0401 family ICE element transposase-like protein, encoding MEIEKYQRISFSLEKEILESFNNGESHIIVWEKIKKSNITKRTISNILKRNAKFDFKNLDVSNEEFKNDLPVYVDIDDCWTTVRFKNKKRWFRVRVAVAYQGKQKEGKRNKLINKKVFLKTFLKDKSCNTYDYSYWLKNEIEKNYRSLTNKKFVICGDGANWISEIANNLGAEFFLDKFHLFQKIYFCFPYKRSKNKSKLMKLYELAIDKYKSKNIKSLINFLSENIDSIGLKNERIKETIKYISNNIKGIENHFKDWYIGCFAESAVSHLVKSIKGYGAKIYNKKTFDLLINLKATKINNIDILEIIYFKFKENLEDQIYYNLKMFIPNRHNNFVKRNLKLAKIPILDSKKSSYNELIRKLIH